A window of Castanea sativa cultivar Marrone di Chiusa Pesio chromosome 8, ASM4071231v1 genomic DNA:
GAGAGATCTCGAGACCACGAAGCAAGAGCCGAAAGAATCCTTCTCTACCTTCATTACCAAGTGGAGGTCTAAAGCTGCACAGATGATGAATAGGCcaagagaagaagaataatTAACTATGgttgtaaaaaattattacctGTATATCATAAGTACTTGTTTGCTCagtattttcctaattttaaagttttgattGCTGTTGGAACCCAAATTAAGGATGCTATAAATAATGGCACTATAAAGAATGAAGATCCaccaaggtttaaaaagaatttaggaTCTAGTTCCAAAAATGTAGAAGTTtctaatatatacaaaaatgatCCTTACCAACTTATTACTCCTATTGCCCCCATGCAAATATCACAAGGGCCACCTATATGGCCTAGGAGGAAATTTCATGAGTTATATATGTCCGTTAGTCAAGTGtttgaaaaactaaaagcaaAAGGGTTACTAAAGCCCTCAGACCCAAGACTAATTCCAAACCCATTCCCTGCAAGATTTGATGTAACTAAGAGATGTGCATACCACCAAAGCCCTGACCATGATACTGACAAGTCTTTTGGCCTTTGTCATGCAATTCAAGACTTAATAGACAATCAAGTGATTGCACCACCTACAAGGCCTAACATCACTAATAATCCCTTACCCACCCACAATTTTGGGAGAGGACCAAGGATTAATTGCTTGATGACTGAAGAGGAACGTGAAGAGGACCCGTCCGAGTTGATTTAGGACTTACTCAAGTGTTTTATGATGACATGGGAAGAGTTGATGGGTATGACATCCACTACAGGGTATGATATATGGAGTGAAGATataattgaaactacaaactaCCCAACAttcacaaatggggggagacactttaaACCTCGATCAAACTACCCAACATCCACAAAGGGGGGGGGAAACTTCAAATCCCAATCAAACAACTCAACACCTATTTATAAGGGGAGACATTTAAAACCCCACTCAAACAACCTAGTACCTACATACggggggagacacttcgaaCCCCAATCAAATGACTTAacatccacaaatggggggagtCACTTCAAACCCAAGATACTGATATTAATGACTCAACAAAAATTGCCCACATCATAAGGGGGGAGACATTCAAACCCCCACACCTAGAGACGGGCAATCCGATAAAAGCCTTGAATAAATCTACCCAACAAACACCCATTGAAGAGGATGAGGTCCTCAAGCAATTATAGAAGACACAAGCTAATATATCTTTATGGGTTTTACATATGGCCTCATATAAGCACCGTTAGAATCTAGTCGACCTTCTTAATCAAATCCAAGTTCCTACAACCACTACTTCTCAAGATCTGAATGCTATGATTGGGTCTATAAGTTGGGAACTCACTATTTCCTACTCTGACAAAGATTTGACGAAGAAGGGGAAGCACTACAATGACTCGTTGCACATTAATGTAGATGCCAAAGGCAAGACGATTCCGATGATTCTAATTGATAATGGAAGTGCCTTAAATGTGTGTCCTTCAAAGACTGCAAGTTGTTTAGGCTTAAGTATTGAAGATTTTGTGATAACTGATCAGCATGTGAGGACATATGACAATAGTAGAAGGCAGGACTTGGGAACCGTGACACTAGTGCTCACTATGGGGCCAATGATCAAGAATGTGGAATTTCAAGTCCTTAAAATAGCTTCGTGCTTCAATATGCTCCTTGGGCGACCATGGATCCATGATACAGATTCTATACTTTCATCCCTATACTAAAAGGTTCGGTTTCCACATCAAGGAGCCATAGTTACCATATATGGTGATACTTTGACCATACCAAGGCCCATTTTTGGTATTGATTCTAAGAATGAGCCATTGACTTTGGATGGCTTTGAAATTGAGaagcttattttaaaagaagagaagaggaaaTGGAGAAGATCCCTATGGACTTTGCTCCCTACAGCAACAACAACGTGGTGGcaatgatgagaagaatgaCTTACCTTTCGGGAACGAACTTAGAGAAAACTATGAAGAAGGCAACTGCTCAAGTCTCGATAGTTCCTACTGCCACACCACCTTTTGGGCTAGGGTATAAGAACACTAATGATAACTTGTTAGAAATAAAGGTGAGAAGAATGGCCTGTGCTACAGCCAAAGCAAAGGGAATTCCTTGTCCTCTGGAAACCCTAAAGCCCTATACTCCCACcttgaatgaaaattttgttaaagcCAACGTTATTGGGGATTCCCTAAATCGAGATTCGATCCTGGGTCAAGAACAATGGACCCCAGGTTTGAGCTACTATTTGATTGCAACAACAAGCTTCTAGAGTTGAAGAAGGAAGACACGAATTGGGTCCTGACTAATTGGGTTGATTACATGGACCCTGATGCAATGACCACGCTTCTAGTGATGATAATGAAGGTAGCAATAGCAAGAGTGATAATAGTAGTGATAGCAGCAGCTGTGACAATGGAGATGGTGAGGATGATAGCAATAATGATAGTGAAAGTAACAATAGTGAAGACTATGATAGCCAATATAGTGGCAATGATTAGGGTGAACCCCTAAGTGatagagaagatgaagatgtagGACTTTTCTATAAAGACCACTCTGATGATGACATAGACTACTATGATGGAGATATAGAGGATGATACTGAATTTGAACCTATAGACATAGGGAGCATCGCCAAAAGTGAAGAATTTGGGCTAGAAAATGTGCTAGAAGCTGTAGGAGAGGAGGTTGAAGAGGCTGATAATGTAGACTATGATGATTACCCCTATAGGCGTACCTTGGATTGGAGCTGCATTATGATGGAAAtattacatgtttgtatcgcatacaaaacatacgcagtgaaaaaataacggatctacttcattcataaatgttaacatgcactatgtaagtttcagaatttaagaacaagagagtgtaccttggagcggtgaatttcaaaaccgaagattagaagcacttgggaacactttcaatcttcactccaattccactaaagcccaagatgtgtgatctctcaatcagttccaaagggagaatgttaaagtgtctaacacttcttacaccacttcgcaatagtgttctcataattctctacagaaaattctatatgtttctacctttgtatctaattgattatctaattgggctgaccttttgggcctttccaattgggcttaagtgtgtggcttggagtgggactaaaagggaccaataagacactagctccaatgggccttgggcttttctgtcaacttttgacaagtccaaagttaccattagctatatttaataccactatataaatatagttgcactctaggccttatttatcaattatatcccaagactttattgtacatgtaaccccttcataaaatattcgtagtaagacaaagtcatgaatgtagattgccactttgtaaattactatatcttatccttgagtacccgatttaatcctttaagttattcatcatatatttataaaatccaatttcataaatatatactctagcaacaatttactaaagtatTTAGGcttaacattctgaataacaaacctattaaacttatctcaagggaatattttgtatctccgttaaaagactatgaattccatcttgagaatatatgttccatcaatattaaatgtggttgcccaacatactaaggttttgaccgtaactctagatcttactcttgatatatcaaagcaacctacacctcatgatcaaatccattattctctcaggattaagagttcatacaaatataagtcgtgagtttattattcatttgatagtcgttaggagaataataaatctcacaccagtccagttcaatatgttttaactcttaaaacatatcaacatatcaactagaaatctccatatCCATGAtgaagacaaatcatcttagttgatatgttatagccttcgcaaatgaaatgcccaatttcatcactgactacgaactaaaattctgagtttacaaagaacttgtgatttatatcttctgtgacttgtcacataaatcacatactatgcatctcatggactatatgataatatcccaatattcatgttaccattatttttagataataacaaaataactttattgaacataatattaagtcatacgtaatgtcatacataataac
This region includes:
- the LOC142605845 gene encoding uncharacterized protein LOC142605845; its protein translation is MIGSISWELTISYSDKDLTKKGKHYNDSLHINVDAKGKTIPMILIDNGSALNVCPSKTASCLGLSIEDFVITDQHVRTYDNSRRQDLGTVTLVLTMGPMIKNVEFQVLKIASCFNMLLGRPWIHDTDSILSSLY